The following nucleotide sequence is from Vitis vinifera cultivar Pinot Noir 40024 chromosome 14, ASM3070453v1.
GCAGACTTTATCTACCTCCTTTGGACAAATATTATTGTTCCAAGATGCCAACTCCTTATAAACACTCCTCCACTGAATTCCATGTtgagaaagaattaaaatatgcACCTAAAGGTAGTCCTAGATAGGTAGAGAGAAAGTCACCCACGCTGCAACCAAGCAAACAAGCCTCTCAACTCCTTCCACCTCTCCTACCAAGATCATCGCATTCTTTGGTAAATTAATCTTCAATCTTGACACTAACTCAAATCAAGTCAGAACCCACCAAACATTTCTCAACTACTCCTCACAAACCTCGTAGAACAACAGTGTATCACatgcaaaaagaaaatgagtcaCCTCTTCCCTACTCCCCTAGCCTAGAAGCCACTAACAAGACCCTCTTGTACACCCTTGAAAAGAACTCTGAGTTAGAGCTTCCATTACCAACACAGGTAAATAAGAAGAAAGAGGATCACCCTTCTTCGAACTTCTAGAGCATTGAAAAAACCCAATCAAAGTGTCATCCACCATGCCTAATTCCCATGTGTTCCATAATTGAAAGAAGAAATTTCCAATTCACATGATCATACACTTTCTCAACATTTAACTTGCACACTAACCTTGCATTTGAGATCCCCCTCCTGGAATCTATTGCCTCGCTCGCTATTAAAGCAGCATCTAAAATCTATGTGTCCTCCACAAAGGCATCTTGAGATTATGGTACCACCTCTCCAATGATCTTCATGAAGATCCTGGAACAACTAGCAAttcactattttttaaaatatcaatgcGCTCTTGGTAAAGTTCTACTACTTTCTGAAAAGTCTCTAATTAAAAGTACACTTACAGGAAACTAATTTCACATTAATGTAGCTTGACATATGCAGTTAAGAGTATCCCAGGCAAGCCAACTTCATCCTCAAGGGACTTTTTAAGAAATTACCAAGGGTGGCTAATTTTTTCTCTGACACTTAAGATTACTAAGAGGCTAATAGTCAGAACCAGAAGGGAAGAGACTTAAATTAAGAATCCAAAAGATCATAGTTGATGGATATACTTCACTATCAAGTCATTCAATTAAAGATGCAGATTTCCAAGACTTCTATATCTTCCTAACACAAAGGTTGATGTTAATATTGATATTGGGACATGTTGAGGTCTCAATATCTAATGTCCTTTTTTGAACTCCATCCCGCCATCCTTCgttctcttcttttcctttttcttcattctctttAAAGGAGTTCCCTTCCTCTTCTCATGCACACCTTGTTctcaataaattttcatttttcataatagacgcaaaataattttttttttacagattttatcattttattttataagtctGGACCCACTTATTTGATGCTTGATAAGATTCTAGAGTAATGCTCATCAGTTTTCTAGTTTAATAAAGGAACAAAACTTAGGGCACTTGCCGAGCCACTCATTCAAATGCACAATTATTTGATTAAGACTTTATTTTATTGTAGCCAATAAAATTTCACATTACTCATCCAACACAACAACAAGAAATCATACCAAATACCCAAAAACCCCAATATCTTCATTTCATGGCAGAACCCATTAACCTCCCCATTTATTTATCATTACTGAGCCAGCGATatcaaataaaagtagaaaatatatGCAAACATAAACATTCATATATGTAATGAAGCAGGAATGTCTCCATACCTTCTCCAATGTTTGTTTTGCTCTCTGATTGGCAGCTTTGTACTTTTCAATCTACAGAATACACACATTCTCAATCAATGTTGTCAATACCATTTCATTCAGTCAAACAAGTTTGTGTTTCACGAAATTTTCGAATATACTAAGAACCTCATAAATGGTATCATTgcttattttgaaaattcattaaatcacaccgtttggttgccgagaaaaaaaaaaaggttccttGTTCTCTCAGCAATCAAACAGAGAACATAACGATATATAACTCCATTTCGCTTTTGATAAAATTCAAGAAACAACaataaacaacaacaaaaaaattatggcACTTAAAATTCTGTGGTTTTCCTGCGTTTTCACGGCAACCAGACAGAGAGTAAAATGAGGGAGTGTTACCAGGTCTTGAGGAGTGAAGATCCACTTAGATCGGTGAGTGGAGGTTTGGAAATCGGCCATGCCCACTCGGAAACCCTAACTCGGAGTTGCTTCCGAGTTTACAGGGTGTGCTTTGATTGAAGAACGGGTTACTGCTAAACGACCTCTAGTCATATACGTATACAGTTATGTGCCTGCACCTGGTTTTTAGAGTTTCCtagaaaataaacataaaaatatataatttttcttctttcctttttatttttcatagattAATTAGGTGTTATTTGGtatctgttttttaaaatagttatgagaaaataatttttaagaacaatttttaaaaattgttttgtaaaatagaAGTTTATTTGAGaatctaaaattgtttttaatatttttaaatatgttttaaaatttatttttttttcatagtttttttttaattattatatatgtttgtataatcaTTCTTTAAAACGGTTCTCAAAAAACggttgaaaataactaaaaaaagttCTCTAAAAACatcttgttttatattttttgataatagaaaacaaggaaaaagaaaacaaaaaacagtttatAATTGTCAAACGTATTTTTTCAgtttattattctaaaaaaacataaaactatttaTGAAAACAGTTCCCAAACAAGGCTTTAATTGCCTCTGTTTTATTTTTGcttcaagttatttttaattttttaaaattcttttactaaaattatcacccaaaaaatatatccaaacgaCACATACAATAACATggtcaaaaaataaattatcacgGTCTCATGAAAAATTTGATGATTCAATGTGGTATCAGATCTTGGTTTGACACAAGGTCTCGTGTTCAAGCCTTTGTTTCATTGgatataaatcaaaattctatTCGTCTTTTCATGTACGGGTATAAAACTACATATAAGGGAAGGTGTCAAGGAGCAAGATATGCATAttgaatcaaaattctaaaagtttaaacttCTAAGAAAATTGACTGTTTGAGACTTACTTTCTAAGTAAAAGCTCTAATTTACGaaactttttattcaaatattcatATATGTAAAACTCGATCCCCATGATATAAGGATGAGCAACTTTAAAAACTTGTATTGAGTGCTTGTATGAAATTAGAATTGCTAGTAATTTTACATACTCCCTATCACATGATGGAAGCTGGTAAAATCGGAAGTCGTTATGTAAAACCGAAAGTCATTATATAAATCTGGAAGTCGTTACCTTAACCACAATGATGGAATTAGACATTGAAGGCAAAACTAGTGATTAGTGTGaagtataatattaattttatgttACATACACTTATGAATGCAAGTCTATGCCCTCGTGGTTTTAAAACGAATCTACTTATATTGTGGCGATTAAATCCTCGATCATTTGTTATAAGTATTAATTCAAGTCCATACAATCATTATCCTAATCATCTTATTCATGATTCATCAAACTTCAAATATTTTGGGTTAAAGattaatcatataaaatattatttttttaagcttaTTCATATTCACATTCATGACTTAAAACACatcttataattaaattattactttcgattttaaaatgcatttatacATGCTAGATGGGTTGGTTACCGGTGGCCAGGTGGCAAGCATTTGGTCCTTACTTTGACATTCCTAATCTTCTTGCCAACCAAACAGGGCAATTTCATGGTATAACAGTTTTTAGCTTCCAATATATCATGAAAAATTCATGGAACTGGCTGTATCCTGTATGATATTGTGCTTGATGGTGTAGTGGTTTTCTTCCGTGAAAATTTCCCTTTCTGTTCAATAAATTCTTATCATATTGACAGCTATAAGGGCTATTATAGAAAATGAGTGAAATTTAAGGGAGATGCAATAGAAGAAACATATCAAAAGCAGCTTTCTTCTATAAGATTGAGACCCTAATTTTGGGGTGGTTCAAACTCATgagtcaaagaaaaaaaaaattgaaaaaccaaaattcaaaacataaagaatcaaaatatgttttgttgaTGGGATTGTCTTCTATTTCTTGCAGTTCAGctgtttgaaaatttgtcccatttgatttttcaaatttgttgatTGTTTCTGGTGTAGAAACTCTTACTGTTGCCTctgattcaaaatgaaattattgtttccATTGTAGTGTAGAACACATGCTGAAACTCACTAAACTAAGCCTGTTATAAACTCCCAAGTTTTTGATATCTTCTCAAGTTTTCCTTGGACTCTACCTGACTCCTTTCATCATTGAAAACTCTGGCCATGTTCCAAGTACAATTTCTTGGGTGAGGGACGAAAGGAGATGGGATATCTTGCATAGAAAATACTCTAGTTTATTGATACAGGTCTTTGAATTAGTCTATGTTTTATCAGTATATACTAAGTAGATAAACAGATACATCTCTGACGTGGAAACGGTTGGTTATTATGTGATACCCATCTTGAATTTTTCTGGGTGTGTGCTTGGATGACGATGCTTATGTTACCTTCAAAGCATAAATTTGAATGAGCCGTGCTTCTGAttggtttttatatatttgttgctttttcactgaaaacaaaaactctgtttttcctttttggcaATGGAGTTGCCTTGAAAGAAGCTGCATTATCTTTTGTTTCATTCATTGGATTCAAACTATGTTGATTTGGTCTTATCTGCTGATGAATTCTATCATTGGCTTTGTTATCGAAATTGAGCCTATGTTTCATCATAGATTTGTAAACACCCTTctgttcttttcttctttatttccaTAGCATTGATGCTTCTTCAACCAAATTGTATCAATGTTGTGACAAAGTTAATGTTCATTAGGACATCTTAGCTAGGTTTTTCAGCCTCAGTAGATGGTTCATATCCGATTCATGATGGACcatcaaggaaaaaaacaatcaaatcgTCAACTTAGTCACCTATTCTGATTTCCATAGCAGCTTTTGAGCTGTTGTAAGCTTCTACTTTTGTATCATGGGCTGAGAGATTGTGCCAAAATAGGAGGCTAAAAATCACTCACTCGCAGAAAATAAgggcctgtttgtttagtgttttcaagaactgttttctgttcttgaaaacaaaaaacacaaaaaactcgtttggttgagagagtgatttttgtttttgttgtttcccgtgttctcaaaatgacactgtttagagaacaacaaaatcttgttttccctgttttttttactgttcacagaacaaaattaaacaaaaaaaaacaatctgtttcccgtgttttttttttcttcccgttttCATCTCTTCTCCAACACAGTGGCTCGcctcttcttgatttttcccgtttctcagttttgattcaaggttcgtgaaatttaaatccaatcgcacaatagcaaagagacccctaaaacggatccagaaaacgcagggagcaaaagaatgggggatgggttttcttgggaatcaaacgggggttgcagggtttttgcttggattttctcggaaatcaaacgaggatgaattttcccggaaatcgaatgggggatggattttcttgggaatcaaacaggggttgcagggtttttgcttggattttctcggaaatcaaacgaggatgaattttcccgcaaatcgaatgggggatggattttcttgggaatcaaacgggggttgcaaaaaaaaataataataataataacatgattagattagtacctgtgaggattgagagtggcagaggaaaatagggccttttacggattctctcggctggagggcaacttagaaaagggcttcttgatgcccgatgagagaagtgggtggagAAGTGAGTggcattttgaattttagatttagtagagataaaaaaaaattaacatcatgagaacaattttatctcaacttaataaaatatgctataatttttaataaagttaaagattaaataaaaaaatattaataaaaataattttattatgtttgatttattttaaaaaaatataaaaaatatttttatttttaaattaataaaataaataatttttttaatttaaatgaactatatatctaaaaattatttataaatttataatataaaattacttgaagaaaatattttattaattagaaaagaaaaaaaaaatctttcaaacatgttttttgttttatttgttctaaatttttttttttattaactcaaccaaacatgtttttttgtttttgagaacaaaaattgtttttcaaaattcagttcccaaacacaattttttttttaaaaaacaccaaaaactgttctcaaaaattgttttccagaacaattttcaaaaacagcaaccaaacaggccctaagAGTTTTATGCGTATGACATAAATGATAAAGCAACTGGGGATTCAAATCCACTTTGGTTGACAAGTGAAATCCATAAAACTTTGATGAGATTTTAGACAATTCATCGCTTCAATGAATTTTAAGCCTTGATTTCAGAGTTTAAATTGTTATAAACTGTTAGTGAAGTTATTCATGTATTTGGAGACAGGTGCTAGCTAAATAAATCGCACTGTCATATAGGTTATATTATACTTGAAAAAGATATAGCAATGAGTACAGAACAAACCCTCTTATTACATATATTATGATCATGATGGGGGAAAGACGACAACAGGCTATTAAACAAGAAAACAGTGCATAGCTTCTTTAGTACTTATACAGTTTCTTAGTTGTCCCACTAGAAACTTGATTGGAGGTAGTCAACCACATTCTTGTCCAATTGGAAAGCCTTAGTGAGAACATCAGCAGAGATGGGTGGATTTGATCCAAAGACTGCATTTGCTATTGTGATCACACCAGGGTTTTGGCTGCCCAGAGCAGCAATGGCAACTGCATTAGTATGCCCAACATTGAGCTGGAAGTGAATGAGACTGATAGGGAACACAAAAACATCACCCTTGTTGAGGACTTTGCTAATGAGGCGGTTGTCAGGGTTGGATGTGACAAATCCAACATAGAGAGTCCCCTTCAAGACGACTAGGATCTCAGTGGCACGAGGGTGAGTGTGAGGAGGGTTTAGGCCATACGGTGCATAGTCAACACGTGCCATGGATATGCCAAGAGTGTTGAGTCCTGCTATTTGGGCAACGTTTAC
It contains:
- the LOC100242546 gene encoding putative germin-like protein 2-1, which codes for MVRGVHFLVAATFMGLAFSLAYAYDPSPLQDTCVAIDDPKAAVFVNGKFCKDPKLATPEDFFFSGLHIPRNTSNPVGSTVTPVNVAQIAGLNTLGISMARVDYAPYGLNPPHTHPRATEILVVLKGTLYVGFVTSNPDNRLISKVLNKGDVFVFPISLIHFQLNVGHTNAVAIAALGSQNPGVITIANAVFGSNPPISADVLTKAFQLDKNVVDYLQSSF